The Plectropomus leopardus isolate mb chromosome 22, YSFRI_Pleo_2.0, whole genome shotgun sequence genome includes a window with the following:
- the LOC121961465 gene encoding high affinity choline transporter 1-like encodes MALNWPGLLSMGLFYMIVLGTGIWASRKSKREEKKCTGNRSEVTMVGGRNLNICVSIFTMTATWVGGGYILGNAEMVYNPTKGLVWATGTIAFVINMILGALFLVKPIRSKNYVTLMDPFQKKYGNTVAAVLFIPALVGDILWIACVLGSLGGTVSVVIDMSSSLAVGISAAVAIIYTLMGGLYSVAYTDVIQLCFMFGGLWLCVPFILSSPSSANITVAALTKLHQEPWIGKLELKDAGRWVDDLLLMAIGGLCYQAFYQRVLSTATDAQAKITCYVGAVFCPILAIPSLIIGAVAASTNWNQTTYGSPSPYEQGKAGLILPIALQHLCPFYISLVGIGALAAAVMSSADSTLLAAASQLSRNIFKNIIYKRASETLILVVVKVSVLLCGMMGAGLAMISTSIYLLWILSADVLYSMMTPQVICIFYLSQWVNHYGACSGFVLAILLRVLVGEPLLGLPDVLPLPWDQIQEDGHLYRLFPFRTAIMLITSGTILLVSRLAVWLSEKGLLKRINDSETDTNTHYMAPVQTDADEKETEG; translated from the exons ATGGCGCTAAATTGGCCAGGACTGCTGTCCATGGGATTGTTTTACATGATCGTACTGGGCACAGGTATCTGGGCATCCAGGAAGTCCAAACGTGAAGAGAAAAAGTGCACCGGGAACCGCAGTGAAGTGACAATGGTTGGAGGGCGGAACCTTAACATCTGTGTCAGCATCTTTACTATGACAg CCACATGGGTGGGAGGAGGCTATATTTTGGGTAATGCTGAAATGGTTTACAATCCAACAAAGGGCTTGGTGTGGGCCACTGGAACCATTGCCTTCGTCATAAACATGATTTTAG GTGCACTCTTCCTTGTCAAACCTATTCGCTCTAAGAACTATGTCACGCTCATGGACccatttcagaaaaaatatgGCAACACTGTGGCTGCCGTTCTTTTCATTCCCGCTCTCGTAGGTGATATCTTGTGGATAGCATGTGTTCTTGGTTCACTGG GAGGAACGGTAAGCGTAGTCATCGATATGTCCTCGTCTCTGGCTGTGGgcatctctgctgctgtggCAATTATTTACACGTTAATGGGAGGACTGTACTCTGTGGCCTATACTGACGTCATCCAGCTCTGCTTTATGTTTGGCGGCTTG TGGCTCTGTGTACCTTTTATCCTGTCAAGTCCCTCCTCTGCAAACATCACTGTTGCTGCACTAACCAAGCTGCATCAGGAGCCATGGATTGGCAAACTGGAGCTAAAAGATGCCGGACGCTGGGTAGATGACTTATTGCTAATG GCCATTGGAGGGCTCTGCTACCAGGCTTTCTACCAGAGAGTCCTGTCCACAGCCACTGATGCCCAAGCTAAGATCACCTGCTATGTTGGAGCAGTATTTTGCCCAATCCTTGCCATCCCATCACTCATCATAGGAGCAGTAGCAGCATCTACCA ACTGGAACCAGACCACCTACGGTTCGCCGAGCCCATATGAACAGGGCAAAGCTGGTTTGATCTTGCCAATTGCCCTTCAGCATCTTTGCCCTTTCTACATCTCACTGGTTGGTATAGGAGctcttgctgctgctgtgatgtcatcagctgACTCTACACTTCTCGCTGCTGCCTCCCAACTGAGCCGAAATATCTTCAAGAACATCATCTATAAAAGG GCATCAGAAACATTGATACTTGTGGTGGTTAAAGTGTCAGTGCTCCTGTGTGGAATGATGGGAGCAGGCCTGGCCATGATATCAACTTCCATTTACTTGTTGTGGATCCTCAGCGCAGATGTCTTGTATTCAATGATGACTCCCCAGGTGATATGCATCTTCTACTTGTCTCAGTGGGTGAACCACTATGGGGCCTGCTCTGGCTTTGTGTTGGCAATACTGCTGAGAGTTCTGGTTGGGGAACCCTTACTAGGCCTTCCTGATGTGCTGCCCCTGCCGTGGGACCAGATACAGGAGGACGGTCACCTATACCGCTTGTTTCCTTTTCGTACTGCCATCATGCTCATCACCAGCGGGACTATTTTACTAGTTTCACGCCTTGCTGTGTGGCTGTCTGAGAAGGGGTTGCTGAAAAGAATAAATGATTCTGAAACTGACACGAACACACATTACATGGCACCGGTCCAAACCGATGCGGATGAAAAGGAGACGGAAGGTTGA